One genomic region from Leifsonia poae encodes:
- a CDS encoding phage portal protein has product MGFRSQMKLAAAGATVARGELLPFPRKTTAISSPWADSSNLVPMLVAKDVFGVDSAAVSRLEALKVPVIAKGRALLHSLIASNPLVALNAEGKLPDEKQPTWLYRSDTGVSPYQRTCAILDDHLFEWASLLAVSRGAKGDILDAVHVPFERWSVNEHNAIMVDGELARDDQVLLIPGPGPGLLTIADEAIRAARATEQAWVSRVRNPFPAMVLQETADYGMNQDEAKPYVEAVAKARRNPDSAVMFIPYTMSLTAHNADKTDLFENGRNAQRLDFANYMNMPASVLEGSLSTASLTYSTQDGKYNEVFAFTIPYWTQPLEQALSMDNVVPRGQRIRFDLTNLRPDQASPTGAAEQD; this is encoded by the coding sequence ATGGGGTTCCGAAGTCAGATGAAGCTCGCCGCGGCCGGCGCGACCGTCGCCCGCGGCGAGCTTCTGCCGTTCCCGCGCAAGACGACCGCGATTAGCTCTCCGTGGGCGGACAGCTCCAACCTTGTCCCGATGCTCGTCGCGAAAGACGTCTTCGGTGTGGACAGCGCCGCGGTCTCGCGTCTCGAAGCGCTCAAGGTGCCAGTAATCGCGAAAGGCCGTGCGCTCCTGCACAGCCTCATCGCATCGAACCCGCTCGTCGCCCTCAACGCTGAAGGCAAGCTCCCCGACGAGAAGCAGCCGACCTGGCTGTATCGGTCCGACACGGGCGTGAGCCCGTACCAGCGCACCTGCGCAATCCTCGACGATCACCTGTTCGAGTGGGCGTCGCTGCTCGCCGTAAGCCGCGGCGCCAAGGGCGACATCCTCGATGCTGTGCACGTACCGTTCGAGCGTTGGAGCGTCAACGAGCACAACGCGATCATGGTTGACGGCGAGCTTGCCCGAGACGATCAAGTCTTGCTCATCCCCGGCCCCGGCCCGGGACTCCTCACGATCGCGGACGAAGCTATCCGGGCAGCTCGCGCCACCGAGCAAGCGTGGGTCTCTCGCGTTCGAAACCCGTTCCCAGCGATGGTGCTCCAGGAGACCGCCGACTACGGCATGAATCAGGACGAGGCAAAGCCGTACGTCGAAGCCGTCGCGAAGGCGCGCCGGAATCCCGATAGCGCCGTCATGTTCATCCCTTACACGATGTCGCTCACAGCACACAATGCCGACAAGACCGACCTGTTCGAGAACGGTCGCAACGCGCAGCGCCTCGACTTCGCGAACTACATGAACATGCCGGCATCGGTGCTGGAGGGCTCGCTCTCGACCGCCTCGCTGACCTACTCGACGCAGGACGGCAAATACAACGAGGTTTTCGCCTTCACCATCCCGTACTGGACGCAACCGCTGGAGCAGGCGCTCTCGATGGACAACGTGGTGCCCCGTGGCCAGCGCATCCGGTTCGACCTCACCAACCTTCGACCCGACCAGGCCTCGCCCACTGGCGCGGCAGAACAGGACTAG